From the genome of Thunnus thynnus chromosome 1, fThuThy2.1, whole genome shotgun sequence, one region includes:
- the uraha gene encoding 5-hydroxyisourate hydrolase, protein MSAYRLQQLKGHILPENKITAMAGSPSPLTTHVLNTAMGVPGSNMTLNLYRQDPSTEAWSLITTGTTNDDGRCPGLITRQMFTPGVYKMYFETGQYWASMGEKSFYPYVEIVFTINDPGQKYHIPLLLSRFSYSTYRGS, encoded by the exons ATGAGTGCATACAGGCTGCAGCAACTCAAAGGTCATATTTTGCCTGAAAATAAG ATCACAGCAATGGCAGGCTCACCTAGTCCTCTGACCACCCATGTGCTGAATACTGCGATGGGTGTCCCTGGGTCGAACATGACCCTCAATCTCTACCGACAGGACCCCTCAACTGAGGCCTGGAGTTTGATTACCACTGG GACCACTAATGATGATGGCCGCTGCCCAGGACTCATCACACGACAAATGTTTACACCTGgtgtgtataaaatgtattttgagaCTGGTCAGTACTGGGCCAGTATGGGGGAGAAAAGCTTTTATCCATATGTTGAG aTTGTCTTCACTATAAATGATCCTGGCCAAAAGTACCATATCCCTCTGCTCCTGAGTCGTTTCTCTTACAGTACATACAGAGGAAGCTAG